The following are encoded together in the Canis aureus isolate CA01 chromosome 30, VMU_Caureus_v.1.0, whole genome shotgun sequence genome:
- the LOC144301718 gene encoding uncharacterized protein LOC144301718: MKLRGGRGVCSIRPGLPTRSSARLPHSEAQTRRETCKIWCFRPIARTLTFSPAAPRASSIPARSRTAGRPSDTGHRTPRRGRCVRPAHVTCAPTSAVRRCALMSRGAPPPPPPRGAEGPAGPWDLCPLRSAENQAEWRGASVLPSAGSAATSLRSPREPCPVFAMEADLPFSEASAASTCGHWQALPGDPFDEGPGTRAWRTAS; encoded by the coding sequence ATGAAACTGCGCGGCGGGAGAGGAGTGTGCTCGATCCGCCCAGGCCTCCCAACACGCAGCAGCGCGCGGCTGCCTCACTCAGAAGCACAAACACGCCGCGAGACCTGCAAGATCTGGTGTTTTCGGCCCATCGCCCGGACCCTGACATTCTCACCCGCGGCACCAAGGGCGTCTAGTATTCCAGCAAGATCAAGGACAGCGGGGCGGCCGTCGGACACCGGACACCGGACACCGAGGAGGGGGCGCTGCGTGAGGCCAGCGCATGTGACGTGCGCCCCGACGTCCGCCGTCCGGCGCTGCGCGCTGATGTCACGcggtgcgcccccccccccccccccgcggggcGCTGAGGGTCCGGCCGGGCCGTGGGACCTGTGTCCTCTGCGGAGTGCCGAGAACCAAGCCGAGTGGCGGGGGGCGTCTGTGCTGCCCTCAGCCGGAAGCGCCGCCACGTCGTTGAGGAGTCCCAGGGAGCCGTGTCCCGTGTTTGCCATGGAGGCCGACCTGCCCTTCAGCGAGGCCTCCGCCGCGAGCACGTGTGGCCACTGGCAGGCCCTGCCCGGAGACCCCTTTGACGAGGGGCCAGGCACGAGGGCTTGGAGGACGGCGTCCTGA